One Styela clava chromosome 4, kaStyClav1.hap1.2, whole genome shotgun sequence genomic window, GATTTCTATTTTTGTACAATCGGATCTTACAATATCTGAAGTGGTAAGTTAAATATACTACCATCTAGCTATTTTTGTAGAATTTCAGCAAAATACATTATATAAACATTACATTCCAGATACTACCGATGAACGGTGAATTCGTTTTCGACGATGATGTGAACTGGGGAACAAGCGAAGAATTGGCACCTTGCGCCGACAATGATCATACACACGGTCAGAATTTAAAATACTTAGTGAGCGCAAAAGCTGGTCGTTGCGTCCAGGCTGACTATTTTAATTAGATGCGAATAGAAGATTAGTAGTTTTCCTAACTTTAAAAAGCTGATCATTATGCACCCATCGCTGAACGTTCATATTTTCTTGTAGTTGTTCATTTCATTTCGGACGCCGACGACTGGTTCAAGACAGGAAATTGGGAAGCATATGATGGAAATCAAAATCCGATTAGTCGACAAGATCTTCTGGATATTGAACAGGCAAGAAAAAGTTTAACAATAACTAATTACAAGTGATTATAAATTGAACTAATAGCAATACAACGTAATTGTTAAGGGTGCAGGTTGTAATAGTTGGTTATAGCATCTTTATTGCTTCCCTTCTGCTTATTTGCTCCATTCTTGGTTCTTTTAATATCATTCAACGTTTATATTATCTCTAGTACACTCAACTGATTAGAAATTCTGACTTGTGAATGGACGAATAAGGGAAAACTACGACTAAAATACATTTGAAACACTATCTTTATGCTCGTTAGTGATCTAATCTAAGCTTAATCAAGCGGTCAAATCAAGTTTCAAGCTGATTTCATTGTATTAACTGAAGTTTTAATTGTGAACATTTATGGCCTTTATAACGGACCTATAATTACATCAAACAATTTCATacaacaaaaacaatatatatatatatatatatatatatatatactaattattaATCAGATTTTTCAAAGATTTGCTTTAATTTGGCTATGGGTTAGTTAGAGAATCATCAAGAGCGCACATGTGTGAAATAACAAATAATAGACATTATAATACTAGTAATCATGTATTAATATCTGTTAGGTTCCGTGTTTATATGATGATGTACAATTCATTACATCCAATTCGTTCACAACGGAACTTTCTGCCAACACTCAAGTTCAAGGACTGTCGGTTTGGGATAGAGTAAGCTTCAAGAAATATACATTGAAATAACGACGAATAGTATATACATTAGACCTTCAATATAGTACTCATAGTACTAATATCGTAATACAATACGTAAAGCATTGTAGCAtaaaagaatttattttataaaataaagtttAATAAAGTCAATCACAATTTCCCAAACATGCGCCACGATTCCAAGTTTGTTGCGATTACTGTGCGTCATGGTAAAACTCAGAAGTACTTGTTGCATAGTATCATTCTTTGtctttcttatatttatattcgaAAGTAGAGTCTGTCGTTCCAAGGTCGAGAACAACTTTTTACTCGTTTTAATATCTCTCACTGAGTAAAACTTTGATTATTATGCATTCCAGGTCCTGGATTCCTCAGGATTCGCTAACTATAGAGTAGTGGAAGGCAAATATCAATTCATTGGAAGTGGGCAACTTAATATTGACGATTCAGGTTGCCAAGACGCTACCGGATGCTCTTGTTTAAAACCCGACAATGTACAGGTGAACATGCAGTCTAGTATTTGGAAAGCGCAATTAATTACAAATTTACACGCCAGCGATCACCGGATACTGTCTTTAGATAACACTATTAGTTTATACTTATCTTTATTTGACTTGTGGTGTTGatattgctttttaatgtgaacaTGTATAAGTTGCAAGTCATATAACTCATTTTCGTACATTTTAGGCCACTTTCTCTCGTATTTGTTCAAACATGGATTGCCCTACACCTTCCTGCCTAAAACCAATAACTGCAGTTGGAAATTGTTGTCCGTCATGTGGATCAATGCTTACTTTCAACTATACCTCACCATACACTGAGCAAGCCATGAGAGACTTTGTGGAAAGTTTCATGTCAAAACCCGAGGTGGCTGTTTCATGTTCTACTAAATTGCTAcccactatatatatatatatatatatatatcctacgAGTCATTTAGCGACAATCACCTGATCTATAAAGCGCTGTAAATTACGAAACGATTCATTCAAAACCCACTATgaatcaaatcaaataaataagtcGCTTGTTCGAAAAACTTGATCGATCTTTGTTAAAAATACTGATGAATACGTTTACTATCACATGGTGTGGATAGCATTCCTAATTCAATATTCGAcaaattttacttctattgaAGTAAATACTGTTCATTTCGAAGTAAATTAATCCAAGTTGTATATTATTACAGTACAAAGGTTGCCATGCAGCTATTTCCAAAGTCACTTCGGACATGGTTGCTATTCAGCAAGAAATTCTAGAAAAAATGCTCGATGAGTTCGACTCCGTTTTATCCGGTACAGCATTATTATACTAATATTTTGTTTAACAGTAAATCCTCATTTTCACAAATTGTACATTTGTTTGATTTCATTGCAGTGGTTCGATTGAATGACCAAGATAAGATTCAAATCCTAGTAACTGACGAAGAAATAGGTTCTAAATCTGGTGACATTGCAAAGAAACTCGCTAATGAAATTTATTCGGAATTAACTTCTCGTAAGTATTATTTAccacgatgttttttttttggagcaAAATGCTATAATGAGACTAAGTGATAAAAAAATAGGCTACGAACGTAAtacagtttttatttgttataatgtTACAAcatgagagcaatgctcaaatatatggacacgtggtccaaaacgattttttttttaccaatctTTCCCCCCAAAATCGTATTCTGAACGATACTGGGACTGTGGAACTACCGGTCTTATAACTTTTCCATGTCTCATGACGATGGTGATTCATGCTTTCCGTCTCAACTTGAATTGGTATACCAAATGATCCGAGTCACAActgtattatcaaatattttacagtaccgGGTAACGCAGTCTGCCGTATCCCTAAAAAAACTTCCGACTTTCGCTATGCACGATATCCGCTGAAATACGGACGCGGAACCGCTAGaagtaatattcaattttaatttcgtTGAAGTTACCtcacaaaaaattaaatagaaaaacaaaacgtcaaaaatattaaaacataagTTATTATCTTTGGATTTGCCTGTGTTTGAACGTTGATTCCCAATCTTTTATTCAAgcgaaaataatttttgtctCGCGACCCAAGAATATCCTCAAATACAAAAACCGAATGTTGTGCTTTTATGGCCGCAAAACTAAAgtattaaatataaaacataatataaatttattttcccaGAAATCACCACAAAGCGAGAAAGCTACGCTTTTCTTGCCAACAGCGAGTTTATGAAATCGTGGTGTTGCTTTAAGCGAAATAGATGTTCAGCAACactttaaaatatgaaaataaccattaaaatttactaaaaattgaatctgtgattttcaagttttttttttgaaaaaataagcaTCCCAATAAAATTGTCAGGGGACCCCGTTTATTACAATTTCAACTTAGAATCGCCGCCTCAGCAAAATCGCCGTTACCGCGGAAGCTCCGTCAGAGCGCGATGGCCCGATAGTTGAAGTCTTGAATCATACTATTATGTAATTGCAGTTTGAGGTCTGGGTGCAACCCAGATGCaataaaatatatggacaatGCCGACAATAGTGTAATAGTGTAAATTATCTTATGTTCAGCTGATAATTCTCTTGGTGTTTCTTCAATAACAATGCAGTCATCTGGTCCAGGACAAGATCAAAATGGAGGACTGAATGGTGGCGCTATTGCGGGTATTGTCATCGGAACATTGTTGGGAGTTTTGGTGCTGATGGGACTTGCTTTATATGTGCTACGAAGGTATACTGTCGTGTAATCATATAAATACGAATCCATGTATTATTATCGCTAGATTCTTAACAAGTCGCTGAATATTTTATAGTCGGTCGTCGAGACGCGATAGAAGACTGCAGTTTTAAAACAAGAATTCGTTTTTAAAACGATGTCGaaacaaaacacaattaaaatatcatGCATTAGAAGAATTAAAATGATAGCAATTCCAGTATCTCCAGGATCTCAAGGATTCTTGAGAACCTGGAGGCGATAGAGATGAGTTGAACGGGTAACTTTGTATGAAAATGgaataaatgcataaaatttaaGCCGATAATTTCGGCAGTGACTCATCTAAAACAAAAAGCTAAATTTCGctccgaaaataaaaaatttactctgTCATAGTATACTCCCTCTGTGCAAGTTTGTGTAGTAGTACGTCGATATCAGTAGCCATTAAAATTATCCCAGTGTTTCGCACAAAAAATACTTCACACAAACCATCGTAATTGCACAATTTTCACGCGATCACATCATTTTCAAGATGCTCAGTAACTATTTAGATACCGGAAGCGGACGGAACCTCTAAATTATAGTTCATATATGTATGAAAAATGTAGCCTCAAATAGAAAGAAAACAACTTATATAAAATGCACATAATCAGTTCTAAATTGTTTGGaattagataataaataaaaaataatgtccTAACAGCGAACAGCCGCATTCAGTCAGCAGCTCATCAATTGCTTTGAAGGGAAATGCACGAGGCATTCTTTTTATGCACATAGGACCGATTAAATTCCGAAGAGCGGGTATACGGCGGTCATATAATTCTCTTATGTTATTTGATAACTGCGTTAACAGCAAATACTTTTGaagtatgaaatattttaaaatatgttctGTTTACCGTTTTGAAAAGCGCAGGTGTATCAGtaaactcaaaatttcaatGGTTGAAGGATTGGCGGAATTTCAACACTGTCAGATATTCATTAtctatttttcatgaaaatccGCGAAAAAATCACTTGTAGACCTATTTGGTTTTTCGCTTTGGTGATTTCAAAGCTATCCACCTTTTAAGGTTATTATTCGTTAGGTGGGAAGCCGTATTATCATCCTCATAACATGATTGGTTGTAGAGAAAagcttcaatttcaaattctgCAGCTTCAGcgaaattcaattttgaagttGGTGTTGCATAAAAAAACCGCAATCTACGTTGTAGCTCTGATAGCACGAATTCAAAGTCATGGTGCAAAGTTATGTTTTTTATGGTTGAATTAAAAAGAAAATGTCAAACGGTTCCTAATCTGTCTGCATATTGGCAGTAAGGGGAAGTTCACAGTATCGCCTTAGCTAGAACGATGTTTCATAATATACAGTATTAATTTTAAGCGGGCCACCTACACTCACACAAAAACCTAATCGTGGGATGCCAGTGAGAAGCTACCAATATGTGCTAAAATAATATGataatctataaaaaaaaatttactatgCGTATACCTCTCAAAACGTACTATTGTACGGCTTATACACTTAAGAGTTTTGAtaagaataaatgaaaaatgtattttgaCATTTTGCTAATCCCATTTTGAGTCCTAATCGAGTTTGCAAAATGACTGGGATACAACCACTAATGCGCTATCTTTGTTGTTACAAAACAATCCGGGGTGATAATGGTGCGAGAAAGGCACTAAAATGGAGATGAAAACTGTGTTTGCATATACGTGAGTGTAGGTAATAGGTCAATATACTATGGAACGAGCATAACGGTTATTCTATCCCGTAACTGTTAAGCAATTATTTTACCGAGTGAAACTTATAACGATTAGTTAGGATTAGAGTATtggatataaaaataaacacaaataaaaccATCCAAAGAATTGAAATACGTCGATAGTATTTTTATTGCCTATCCTTTATAGTTGATTGGTATATTCGCTTGGTATAGTTGTAATCGAATTAGGTTGGCCGCTGGATTATCCAGGATTTGAACCTTATTACACATTTAATTAATCTTCAACGATAAAATAGTTTGACTAACCAATACGCCAACCGCTTGGATGATCGCATGGCATATAAACGTGCCCCCAGTGATTACTCAATTAGGTTACTGTAAAGCCGTGGGTGACGAAAATTTGCTTCTTGAGTTGCGATCTAGCGAAAAGCTTTGCGACACTAATTAATGTCATATTTATAGCGCAGAGCTGCATTTTGAAGAAAGCGCTTTATCTATTTTCCGTGTACAAGCTGATGAAAGCTAATTTACGTGATCGATAGCTTTaccaattttcaacaaaattggGTTTTTCAAAACTCATCAGATAATTGACTATATTGTTAATGTTCTGTCAACCGAAACTTAAACAAAAAGCTTTTTACTAAATGTTCATTAGTAGGTGAAAGTTCGCGTAATCCTATGGTAGATTTTAGTTCAAAAATGTACtaaatttttagtttattttttgtaatttacagCACATTTTTTCGTTTCAAATTATGGGTTATTAGTCACGAAATATCCGCCTTGTGCATTTCAGTGCTCCGTTACGAGGAAAGAAATTTCGTTTATCTTATACTCTCAACGACAAAGACGTTAACAACCGAGATACTGAAATGTTTCCATCAGTCACCGAGGTATTTGATGATTTTATAATGCAGTTAAATATTGGCAGTCGttaatttccaaattttgatttattaataattttcaattatttgcttcaaataatgaaaaatagcatttttacGTGATTAATATTGTTTGTACATTACGGTATGTATATTCGTGTTCCATCATTCTTTATTTTCGTGATAAATAACCCCAGACTACAATAACAATTTATCTGGATTATGCGCGACTGCTGGGGTGTTTGTTCCCTTCGCACATCCGCAAAAAAGTCTccattttatttcatcaaaatttagataaaatctGTACGTCGGTGATgcatttttgttcattttctcATTTCGACAAAAAATGTCATAAACACTATaattgattattattatttatgaaCCCATTTGTTAATTCATTTCCAATGATTTAAgcaattatatttgaaaatacccCTTTCCTCAAAAAAAGTCGCgatgaaatatgaaattatgaaaCTAAGATAGCACCGggaaatatacagtatataagaCGATGTTGATAGTAAACTAAATTTTATAGATactta contains:
- the LOC120326707 gene encoding protein amnionless-like, encoding MESKYIFVFWLLVLTVQRCQSESHRHTFTANTNFDNPNRWSDADHGYPCAGDKIEFEADKVISIFVQSDLTISEVILPMNGEFVFDDDVNWGTSEELAPCADNDHTHVVHFISDADDWFKTGNWEAYDGNQNPISRQDLLDIEQVPCLYDDVQFITSNSFTTELSANTQVQGLSVWDRVLDSSGFANYRVVEGKYQFIGSGQLNIDDSGCQDATGCSCLKPDNVQATFSRICSNMDCPTPSCLKPITAVGNCCPSCGSMLTFNYTSPYTEQAMRDFVESFMSKPEYKGCHAAISKVTSDMVAIQQEILEKMLDEFDSVLSVVRLNDQDKIQILVTDEEIGSKSGDIAKKLANEIYSELTSPDNSLGVSSITMQSSGPGQDQNGGLNGGAIAGIVIGTLLGVLVLMGLALYVLRSAPLRGKKFRLSYTLNDKDVNNRDTEMFPSVTEVGPGPEFESTDDNPNNPKAAQLQQDVANIRSVLNSDFGVSFGNPAFEGDDV